In Ascaphus truei isolate aAscTru1 chromosome 7, aAscTru1.hap1, whole genome shotgun sequence, one genomic interval encodes:
- the LOC142498854 gene encoding embryonic protein UVS.2-like, with translation MMDVRIYIPLLACLLGPVMGLPLQVFFRELEESGDKETTEPKDVFSRILQSNQDSKKLLREGDIAIKPGRSASNCSNCTWDKSSTGNVIVPYIMSSGYNDAEVSLINASMQEFETVTCVRFVPYTTEENAINIISADGCWSSVGKTGGIQNVSIGDGCMYKGSIQHEINHAIGFVHEHSRSDRDNYITIMEQYISPGNLTNFLMYGSNNMGLEYDYESVMHYARDTFTTTFGKDTIVPKPNRSVQIGQRYGLSSLDISKINKLYQCDICSSLLHQSRGTVISANYPSAYPNNANCVWLIRTPSDQISLKFNAFDVQSSPDCVSDYIKIYDGASKTSPVLLDRTCGAAKIPRLISSTNLMLIEFVSDGAVTATGFKATYNAEKCGGKFYTPSRNFTSPGYPNVYPADLDYCFLITAPAGYKIILNISDFLLEYDTICRLDYLSIFDGDNSASPLLFHSCGNVAVPIQVSTRNSMLIHFHTDRYIEYRGFKASYTIKRVKRKWFDRIRGRE, from the exons ATGATGGATGTGAGAATATACATCCCTCTTCTGGCCTGTCTGCTGGGACCTGTCATGGGTTTACCTTTACAG GTTTTCTTTAGGGAACTTGAAGAAAGTG gaGATAAAGAAACGACAGAGCCCAAGGACGTCTTCAGCAGGATTTTACAATCAAATCAAG ACAGCAAGAAGCTGTTGCGTGAAGGGGACATTGCAATTAAACCTGGTCGCAGCGCCAGTAACTGTTCTAACTGCACGTGGGACAAATCCAGCACTGGAAATGTCATTGTGCCGTACATCATGTCTTCTGGTTACA ATGACGCGGAAGTCTCCTTGATAAATGCATCCATGCAGGAGTTTGAAACTGTGACCTGTGTGCGCTTTGTACCTTACACAACAGAGGAGAATGCCATCAACATTATATCTGCAGATGG gtgctGGTCCTCCGTAGGAAAGACAGGTGGTATTCAGAATGTGTCTATAGGAGATGGCTGTATGTATAAAGGAAGTATCCAACATGAGATAAACCATGCTATTGGATTTGTCCACGAACACAGCAGAAGTGACCGAGATAATTATATTACTATCATGGAACAATACATATCACCAG GAAATCTCACCAACTTTCTTATGTATGGCTCGAATAATATGGGACTGGAATATGACTATGAGTCTGTAATGCACTATGCAAG GGATACATTCACTACTACATTTGGAAAAGATACCATAGTACCCAAGCCGAATCGATCTGTACAAATTGGACAGCGATATGGACTGAGCTCGCTGGACATCTCTAAAATTAACAAGCTGTATCAGTGTG ATATCTGCAGCTCTTTGCTCCATCAATCCAGGGGAACTGTGATCTCAGCCAATTACCCCTCTGCATACCCGAATAATGCCAACTGTGTCTGGCTGATACGGACCCCATCTGATCAG ATTTCCCTGAAGTTTAACGCCTTTGATGTGCAGTCTTCTCCAGACTGTGTCTCTGACTACATTAAGATTTATGATGGAGCAAGTAAGACATCCCCTGTGTTACTGGACAGGACTTGTGGGGCTGCAAAGATCCCCCGACTAATCTCCTCCACAAACCTGATGCTGATTGAGTTTGTCAGTGATGGGGCAGTTACAGCGACTGGCTTCAAAGCTACATATAATGCAG AAAAATGTGGTGGGAAATTCTACACCCCATCAAGGAACTTCACCTCTCCAGGATATCCTAATGTATACCCTGCTGACCTTGACTACTGTTTTCTTATCACTGCTCCGGCAGGATACAAG ATCATATTAAATATAAGTGACTTCTTACTGGAGTATGACACTATCTGCAGGTTAGACTACCTGTCTATTTTTGATGGTGACAACTCTGCGTCTCCTCTGCTGTTCCATTCCTGCGGTAATGTGGCAGTTCCCATCCAGGTGTCTACTAGGAACTCCATGCTGATCCATTTCCACACTGATAGGTATATTGAATACAGAGGTTTCAAGGCTTCATACACTATAA